A part of Periplaneta americana isolate PAMFEO1 chromosome 17, P.americana_PAMFEO1_priV1, whole genome shotgun sequence genomic DNA contains:
- the LOC138693183 gene encoding uncharacterized protein PF3D7_1120000-like isoform X3 yields the protein MEYKIEVNEVSSEEGNLSHLQVTDMKTECVDQSYDIKSEIKVEDTTPVPISFHMVKTEDDERNIGDQNVTGIKEEYEDQIEDLASEIKFEDDPVQISFPVLKHEPEEVHSAFNEEPRVEVTAEDNEVFAERKGIYRIC from the exons ATGGAGTACAAAATAGAAGTGAATGAGGTTTCATCAGAG GAAGGGAATTTATCGCATCTGCAAGTGACGGACATGAAGACAGAATGCGTGGACCAGAGTTACGATATCAAATCAGAGATAAAGGTTGAAGACACCACACCTGTGCCTATTAGCTTTCATATGGTGAAAACTGAAGATGAT gaacggaatATTGGGGATCAGAATGTGACTGGCATAAAGGAGGAATATGAGGACCAGATCGAAGATCTCGCATCTGAGATAAAATTTGAGGATGATCCGGTGCAAATTTCGTTCCCAGTGTTGAAACATGAACCAGAG GAAGTGCACAGTGCCTTCAATGAGGAGCCAAGGGTGGAAGTGACGGCAGAGGACAACGAGGTTTTTGCCGAAAG